A region of Catharus ustulatus isolate bCatUst1 chromosome 9, bCatUst1.pri.v2, whole genome shotgun sequence DNA encodes the following proteins:
- the S1PR1 gene encoding sphingosine 1-phosphate receptor 1 produces MNSGTTAPQKVTSSPTNTDVNYVIKEHYNYTGKLNESVDTGIKVTSVVFIIICCFIILENIFVLLTIWKTKKFHRPMYYFIGNLALSDLLAGVAYTANLLLSGHKTYSLTPNQWFVREGSMFVALSASVFSLLAIAIERYITMLKMKLHNGSNSFRSFLLISACWVISAILGGLPIMGWNCKNLLSNCSTVLPLYHKHYILFCTTVFTGLLLSIVVLYCRIYSMVRTRSRRLTFRKNITKATRSSEKSLALLKTVIIVLSVFIACWAPLFILLLLDVGCKVKACPILYKAEYFLVLAVLNSATNPIIYTLTNKEMRRAFIKILCCCKCPPADSGTKFKRPIIGGMEFSRSKSDNSSHPQKEDGDHPETIMSSGNVTSSS; encoded by the coding sequence ATGAACTCCGGCACCACTGCCCCGCAGAAGGTCACCAGCAGCCCCACCAACACTGATGTCAACTATGTCATCAAAGAGCATTATAATTACACGGGAAAGCTAAATGAGAGTGTGGACACTGGAATTAAAGTGACGTCGGTGGTTTTTATCATCATTTGCTGCTTTATAATCTTAGAGAACATTTTTGTCTTGCTTACCATCTGGAAAACCAAGAAGTTTCACAGACCCATGTACTATTTCATTGGGAACTTGGCTCTTTCAGACTTGCTGGCTGGTGTGGCTTACACTGCCAACCTCCTGCTATCTGGACACAAAACCTACAGCCTGACTCCCAACCAGTGGTTTGTAAGGGAAGGCAGCATGTTTGTTGCCTTGTCAGCTTCTGTGTTCAGCCTGTTGGCCATTGCCATTGAGAGATACATCACCATGCTGAAGATGAAACTCCACAATGGCAGCAACAGCTTCCGCTCCTTCTTGCTGATCAGTGCGTGCTGGGTCATCTCCGCGATCCTTGGTGGACTCCCAATCATGGGCTGGAACTGCAAGAACCTCTTGTCCAACTGCTCCACCGTGCTGCCTCTCTACCACAAGCACTATATTCTCTTTTGCACAACTGTTTTCACTGGCCTTTTGTTATCTATTGTGGTCCTCTACTGCAGGATCTACTCCATGGTGAGGACTAGGAGCCGCAGGCTGACATTTCGGAAAAACATTACCAAAGCTACTAGGAGCTCAGAAAAGTCACTAGCCTTGCTCAAGACAGTGATCATAGTCCTGAGTGTCTTCATTGCCTGCTGGGCTCCTCTGTTCATCCTGCTTTTACTGGATGTGGGGTGCAAAGTGAAGGCCTGCCCCATCCTCTATAAAGCAGAGTATTTCTTAGTACTGGCCGTGCTCAATTCAGCCACGAACCCTATAATCTACACCTTGACAAACAAAGAGATGCGGAGGGCTTTCATCAagattttgtgctgctgcaaatGTCCCCCAGCAGATTCTGGGACCAAATTCAAACGGCCAATCATTGGGGGGATGGAGTTCAGCCGGAGTAAGTCTGACAACTCCTCACACCCACAGAAGGAGGACGGTGACCATCCTGAAACCATCATGTCTTCGGGCAATGTTACCTCATCTTCTTAG